Genomic window (Rhipicephalus sanguineus isolate Rsan-2018 unplaced genomic scaffold, BIME_Rsan_1.4 Seq5894, whole genome shotgun sequence):
ttcaagctctcatatatcagtggactataaacaatcaactacttctgtgagggcacgtttcactttggtgttatacctattcctagacggagggatcagccttgTTTTGaaacgaaagtattttatgccggggtccaccagatTCAGTGAcgattccgtcacggaaatgacgtcgaaaaaatgtgcacgatcagatggcaaagaaaaaagttccgtcaacgggcatcgaacccacgacggctcggttcgcaacaacagatgccgccCAGGCAGCACGCCAGCATTGgtccaatctcggaacaatgttggtaaacattggaaGAAATATTGGACCAACGTTGGCTTTTGGGGTTTTGCTACACCTAAAatcacattggtccaatattggaatcCAATCATAGTCCAACGTTGGCtcagccaacattgtccgtcgtatGTATCCCAATATTGGCAAGCTTGTTTTAACGTTGGCTGTGCCATCGTATTTTTCCAGCCTTAAACGTTGGCTGTGCCATCGTACTTTGCCAGTCATGAACGTTGGCTGTACCATCGTATTTTGCCAGCACTGAACGTTGGCTGTGCCATCGTATTTTGCCAGCCCTGGACGTTGGCTGTGCCATtgtatttttccagccttgaacATTGGCGGCGCCATCGTATTTTGCGAGCCTTGAACGTTGGCTGTGCCCTCGTATTTTTTCATCCTTTAACGTTGGCTGTACCATCGTACTTTGTCAGTCTTTCAACATTGGTTGTGCTATCCTATTTGGTCAGCCTTTAGCATTGGCTGTGCATTGTTTCTGAAAAATAAGTATAGTACGTATAGTTATAATAGACAAACAATGTTAGGGTAAGTGAAtaaaaagtttattttttttgAAAGGTTTCTCGTATAGCGCACAAGCGCCCTGTGTTGCAATTGCAGCGTCCAAGGAAGGCGTCGCAGCGCCTGGGCCCGATCAGCAGGTCGCAGCGCTCGTGCCCGAGGAGGGCATCGCAGCGCCCGCGCTCGAGCAGGGGGTCGCAGTGCCCGAGCAGGGGGTGGCAGCGGGAGCCGGCAGGTGGCTTGTTGGTTCGGGGGTGGACGTGGACTGCACGGGTCCATGTGGCCCAGGCAGCAGAAGGGAATCTTCGAATCTCCTTTTCCTTCCGCCGCCTCGGTCACACGACCCCGGCAGCCACCTTCGCATAAAAGCGTGGACATCAGCGATGTCCACCCCCTGCTGCTTCTCGCAGACAACATCTGCAgagcacaaaagaaagaaattttaTCACTGAGCACCGACAAGCAGCAGGCACGCAAATCGAACATTGGCAAAATAAAATTCACCTGTGGCCACCTTGCACAGCCTCGTCGTCAAGAAggccttctttcctttctttccgtGCAGGCTGTAAAGGCGCTGCACGGTAGGTGTCATGATGGCCTTCATGACGCCCGTTGCCACCTCCCTGAAATTGGTACCGCCCAAGCGGGCCAGCTGGCGATGCTGAAATTAAGGGTCACGTTTTCAGCATAGATACTTGACAGTCAATATTCTGTGCATAAACGCTTACGATCATGAGCAATATAATCTGGGACACCGAATTCACATTCGTTCAATGATTATTTCTAACGTTCTGATATGAATGTGACGCATTCAATTACCAGAGAGACCTTTGCCGCGTGAGCATTTAGCGTCATGGACACAATTGCGCTTGCAAACTGCGTTTAACCGCTGTGACCTCTAAGGAGGCAATTTCAGTGTTCCATCTCATATTGTTCACAGCTACACTTCTTCATAGCTGAGCACAAATATTGTCAGGACAGTTGCACAAACATCCGACACTATAGTTTCACAAACAGTCAGGCGTGAGTGCAGTCACGAAGAGAAAAATAGTTCAAATGCACGTTCATTGCACAGggaaataatataaaaaaatttGAGACTGTACATTCTATTACAAGGTGGGAGATTCCAATTGGGGTCAAATAAAAATTCGCCAAGAACTCCCCGTTATTGCTTAATTAGCGGCTATTGAGTTGGAGCTATGAGCTTGTGCTTAGCATTAATTGCTATTGCCAGGTATGGCACGCACATTTTAATCAGCTGCATCATCTATTTAGGTTCCTGAGCGCAATAATTGTAACCTAGCTATGGTGTCCGGAATAATTCTAGAGTGCGCCACTACGCGATTTACATCACGACAtattggttttggcacgtaaaatcccaaaAAATTTTAAACGGGACTTGTCGAACGGGCACATATTTGCGTATTTCGAGCGATTTTCACTACTCAGACTAAATGACAAGTTCAGTTGTTGCTACTCAGTACGATACTTCAGTGTGACTGAGCGTTTTGTGCACTACACCCTGCAGGAACATTCTGTTTTAAACATGAAAAAACGCCAGAGGGAAGTTTTTCCATATACCACGCAGGTCCCCAGGTATGCTGGATTGCGTACGTCCTATCGGTTTGAGCACATGCTGCATTCTTATGATACTCAAGGAAAATAAAACCATCAAATTAAGTTTACCAATGGAATTTAATTTAGTCTGCTTGCCTTTAGACATATTGCTCATTGGAAGGACTGTGAGAGCCTATAGTAGTGCCCACACATGATTTCAGAgccgaaaaaacagaaaaaaagggatGCGAGTTGCCATAAGACAAGCGCCTATAGGTTTTCATCTGATCAGTCTTTTCGCTTAGGCCTACTGAACGTCTAAATTCTCGTGCAATCTCATTGACAAACAAAATTGTACCTAGGAAGAATGTTACCAAATTTGTTGTACTACGAAATAAGAGTAAGGTTTTTACCAAGGCAGTGGACACACTCTCGTCCTTGAGGGCTTCCTCGGCAGCTTCAAACTCCTCAATGGTTTCCGCCGGCAGCTTCGGAGGCGCCACCGGACTTGGAGCTGGAGGAGGGGAAGCTGCTCCGGTCAGCGCCTCAAGGCGCTCCAACCTCTCCGATTGGCGCTCCAGCAGCCTAACGACCCTTCTCTGGTGGACACGCTGCTGTTGTTTAACCTCCAAGAGGAGTTTAATCACTTGCAGCAGGGCCGCTGAAAGGAACGCATTGTTTTTGTAGGCAGGTTATGATTGCAACTTAACAGTGCAGTTGAATTCGCCTGATTTCACTTCGTTCAGAGAAGCAGCGTGACTAAACTTTCCTACGTTTACTTTTGACCCTCAAATTCTCTATTACCTGGTAGTTAGAATGCGACACATACATCCAACTGCAATGGTAAcgtctgtggatatgctgtgaccgCAGAAACGCCCCACGGATGTTGTCGGCAAATGTGGTAACTAACAGGTATTTATGAAAGCGGCCCTCTGATACTTCACAAGTGACaaaaactttattattattaatagccCAGAGGAAAATGATGGGGGAAGGCCTAGGGCTATCAAGTCGGTGGGTCCACCCAGGACGGAACCGGGAGGCGGTGACTCTCGGCGACGGCCTGGGCCCTCTGTACAGCTTGtagttgaagaaagaaagaaggaaagaaagaaatactgggtcaggcgcgcacacgccaagcCTCGCGTGTCTTGATTTTCCCGATATTCGAAgggctactattttttttttaatgctgtggTAGTCAGGCACCTATCACCTTTGCACACTAACTCTACATCGCTATACGTCTGCGTGTCCCTAATACTGTTGTCACTTGCTCCGCATTTATCAGTCTACACAATCAGCAAGCAAAATATCGGGACTTTTAAAGTATCATATCCGCCGAGCCCCATTTAAGGGAGGACTCGGCGAATATGATACGTTACAAGCCTCAAGGGAGGACTCGGTGAATGTGATACTTTATgagccggattttttttttgcttattgtgTAGACTGAAAAATGCGGAGCAATTAAGTGACAACTGTATTAGGGGCAAGCAGACGTACGTATAGAGATGTAGAGTTAGTGTGCAAAGATGGCAGATGCCTGACTAccacaacatttaaaaaaaatggtaGCCCTTCCACTATCGGGAAAATCAGGGcacgcgaagcttggcgtgtgcgcgccAGACctactgtttctttctttctttctctctttcgcattgcgcaatgctcctaCACAACTTTTTCCTTCTTACTAGCAGCGCAACGCTTAATTCTGTTGCTACCGGCGTCAATGAAGCTCATGCGTgagacaatgaaatgtggcaacgtgaaatgataaTTAAAGTGACCCAataaaatatcagattgccatatcggaaacggctgatcgccgacaagcctacgattgagagagcatcaattgCAAAACGGCAGTACCGCATGCGGCCGGCGCCCTTTCTAGCGCCTAATCTTGTCCACCCGCATACCTATACAGTCGCCTACGTTAGGTTTTTCGTgaactatgccgccgccgccaccgaaaacTGTAACTCATATAAGCTTCGTTTAACGTTTGCATCGTCTCAAAAAAGCATTCTGTACATTTATGCATACAACTAACCAGAAATACGTCCACAAAAATTTATCCGTGACGTTGAGGACTCTCTTCACTAGAGTTGAAGTCGTTAGTTCTTTGTGGCAGAATTGGTTTAATTTTATACGGATCAAATTATTTAAACAGGAGgccaaaaataaagaagaaagccaCAGTACACCACCTGCTCAGGTGACAGTATTTCCGCCAGTCGTAAGGTGTGCCCAAAACGTGTTCTGAGTGTGGACAAGTAACGTGAACATGAGAACTCCTAAACAAATCAGAGATCAAATGCACgggaaatatttttttaaagaaaaagaagggcAACATAATTTTTAGGTCTGCCAGTCCCACGCTGCCAATTCCCAACATTGTGGGCGCCCTCCCAAGCAGCTCGAAACGGCATATTCTGCCGAGCACCTGACCGGGAGCGCGCTCGTATACCTGTAGATTACCGGCACGTATCCGCAGCAGCAATTCTGTGCCTCCAACAGCAACTGtggatgctcgactatttcaccaaggctgtttGAGTCAAGGTGTGCCTAATTACTCTCAATGATCTTTATGGGGCTACAATTACATACATCACAAATCGCAATGTTGTGGTACTACTCAACCCAATAAAGCCGGTTGGCTGCCGGTGGCACTGGCAATGACACCGgtgcccataggtcggcaaactcactgatgagtcggctcactcagactcacgcagTCTCAGATCGAGTCGTGGGTCTCagcctgagtgagtccaagtgagtaatattttggtgagcttgagtacgagtgagtgtggttgaggaaaattttagtgagccgaAACCGAGCAAGTCCGCttgagaaaattttagtgagtctgagtccgagtgagccctaagcacaagatatatttcttgagtgagcctgacaCGAATTaggactaacagacaaaaagGAAGTATAGGcgatgttatttgttgtaattatgatgtaaatgtaaaggaagtaaagtggacgaaaagataacttgccgccggcagggaccaaacctgcaacctccggatgtctagcaaagaaaaacgagcccttaaagttacCCTTATTTCGTTCATTcagagtgagcctgagtgagctctatatatgtatacatttttttttaccgaCCTATGCCTGTCCCTCACACATTGGAATACAGCGAGCACTAACTGCGCCATCGCTGTCGTCACGAAGTTCGTGTCGTCCGTTCTTGCTATTGTCCCCGTGGTCTCAAACTCAAGCTCAGTCCGCATTCATGAAATGTATAGTTTGCGACAAGGGCAGggggttgaacaaaatgtcagctaactgCGCCATTTGAAAAATGGcattttccatatctcatatatgagtCATGTCTGAAGGGGGTTTGACGTCAGGCTTCGAGAAACACAACGATACTGATCTTCAGAATGACTCAAACATGCATGGACTCCCATTCTGAagtatagtttttgttccacggttgtaTCTTAACACAtatggtgcctcacgaaaaaaaatatgcTTGAGACCAGTTGGCTCattgtagctcatgaacatatttattaaagaattttttttaaaaagtatgGTGGGAAGACAGTCATTTGCCAGCCATGCCGCTATAGCGAGAGGTCtgcgggctgcgtgtttgaggCCACTGCTCTATCGCTTGGAACAAATTGGGCAATTTCTCCTTTTGGAACTTGATAATCTGAAGGAACTACTCCTACCAAGATTTTTCGAATAGgtagcgcacaaaagggcaacgaacacatacacaaaaaagacgcaaacacaagcgctgtactgcaacagttgcagtacagcgcttgtgtttgcgtcttttttgtgtacgtgttcgttgcccttttgtgtgctgcctgttcgaaaaatcatggctcaccaactagcccatcaataCATTTTAGGCAAGTACTCCTACCAAAGCTCCCTATGAATACCATAATATATTAGACAAATCTTCCTGAACTGAACAAGCGAAGTTCAACGTGAAATTAAATGTTCCATCAGTTTTCTAGCACAACTGAGGAAGTTACGAAATAGACATAAttattgacgaaaaaaaaaagataaagtaaTTTGCCTGACGTATCTCGCATGAAACGACCTAATGGTAAAAAGTTTTAATATATTATGGGCGTAAGCAGGCCTACAACACTGCTGAAGCTAAGATTACTTATTCAGTAAGTTTCTTCAATATATGGGTTATGAAGGTGGCGTGATACTGTGCACATTAACACAATAACatgaaaacgagaaaaaaaaacgaagatatCGACATTTTACCTTCACCTGTATGCAGAAAATGCGAATGTCAAGCAAGGCTGAACTTTCATTTGTGTTGAGTGTTGCGTATCGCGAAACGCATTGATATGCGCTGAGAATAGGATGGCCACTTGTTACAAGAAACACAGACGAACTTATATGAGTAATGGTGAATACAAAGAGACTTACGAGAAGGATCATTAGGCGCTGGCCCCTCAGCATTCCCCTCAGTGGAGCTCTCCTCAAAATCCCGCTCCTCCTCGGCATGCGCCTGATCACTGGGGCTGTCGCCGTCCAGGAGGACTGCAGCTGCTTGTAACCAACATATTCTTAGCACAAATGTTAAAAAAATCTTAAAGAATATATATATTTCCAAAGCAATTGCACGTGGAAACAAATACACAAGTCCATCTTGAAAGCATATGCTGCGTTGACTTTAATGTGGGATGGTGCTAAACTGCGCTGACTGGTGCAAAGAGAAGTGGACAAACAGCCCGTCGAACATAGGAAAGACAACAGACAAGTTTTCAGGCTCAACGCTTAACTACCATAGAAAGCTGGTTGCATAGGCAATTTTCGACTGTATTTCGCAAATAATTCAAGAAAATAATTCGTGCCTCGTCAAAGACCTACATTACATGCTTGAGTTCAGTGCTTGTGCTTGCAAATGCAATGTGGTCtagtttaacaaaaaaaaacaaataaatctaACTACACCCAGGCAAATGCTGTCGTAATCAATGACCTCATGACAGGATGGTATGGCAACCTCCAAGTGATGTTGCCCTCATCTTTTGGTTTCGAATTTGTTCCAGCTTACTATGGCCCCTCCGAAAGCACAAGTGAACTTTTGGTATTTTAGAATGACGATATACTAATACATCAGTATGTATGCGAAAAATTGGGCCTGAGTCTTGCCCAGCATCTGATGGCCATGGCAGCTAGTGAATGTGGCAACTCTGGTGTGCTTGTCTAAGCAAACGGCTGACAATTAtaagttcattttctttttcctaGTAGTGTGCCTATACCAGTATTATATGTATGTACAGGGTGTTTGAAGAAATGTGCTAAAATCCTCAATAATAAGGGAAATAGTGTATCACTTTCTTCATAATtattttttctgtagcggcagacacCTTAAGATAGCTATAGTCATCAATTACGGCCATAATAAACGAgataatttaatttaatttttaattagtgaagtcaGGCGATCAAGTCAAATGGGAGGATTGAAGTTCATCCTGCGAAGAGCTCATCGCCGCTACGAGATTTCGCAAGATTGTAATTTTAGCAGCGTGATGAAATCTGACCAGTTTCGTCGGTGAAACCGCAagcgaaacgcggaagagcgcagcAGTATATTCATCCGAGATGCACAGAATGAGCGAGTGTCGTCATATcaaccatcgatcgacttcgctGTGTTTGTGCGTATGTTAACGACTACAGACGAACAAACACTACTGCAATTGTTGTGAACAGCCACGCCGTTCTTATCgtatgctatttgcgttcattgGCACTTCGGTTTCGATTTCGCTGGTGAGTATAGGATCGAATTTAAATCTCGGCAATTCATTACCAGAGGCCGTTTTTTTTTGAAATCTCGAATCGCAGATGGGCTCTTCGCAAGATGGACTTCAATTGTTCTGTTTGACCGCTtatctccactaattaaaaagacAATTAAATCATTTTTGTATTTACTGCCGCAATTGATTACTCTAGCCATTAGCAGATGTCCGCCGCTGCAGAAAAAGTAATTTATGAAGGCTGCGATCAAACATTCGATTTACCTTATTTTTGAGTATATTTGAACACATTTTATGAAACACGTACATTTTATGAAACACGAACAATACCCTGTTCACACCACCAAGTGAGTTTTGAAAGTGAGCACAAGTACTataacatgtttaacttagcgcaacgacgacgtggacacaggagaagaggagacaaaccacagcgctgactcacaactgaatatttattagaagacacccatgtgacacacaaaagcaatgaaacggcaggtcagctgacatcctgaacaaTATTGAGAGCCTCAtgcagaccacgtgtactctccaaaCTTTCCTGGtgttggagagtacacgtggtctgcgtgaggctcttaatttattgttcaggatgtcagctgacctgccgtttcagtggttttgtgtgtcacatgggtgtgaggtTTGAAGTgtccttttttcgttcttgtcttctaataaatattcagttgcgagtcagcgctgtggcttgtctcctcttctcttgtgtccacgtcgtcgttgcgctaagttaaacatgtacaagtattatcaccaactggcccagctatatCAGTTCTTCTGAGCACAAGTAGTAGTAGAATCATAGAATGTGACTCACGTGGTGTTGGCAGCCTCAGTGTCGGTGAGGTGCGGGATTCTTCTGCTCCTAAGAAAGAAAATATCAGACATTTAGATCTGCATCCTCCGCTGGACTGTTTTCATAATGATGGGAAAGAAAGTGTTTGCATATTACCAGACACGGCAGAACTTTCAACTGTAGAGTTGTACTGGTAATAATACATTTTCTTCTTTGCGCCCTTGTATGTACCTGCGAGTATGTGCACAGAGAGAAATTCAACATTAATTGACCACCATAGGGTAACATTGTGATGAACGAGAAAATATCGTTGCATGAAAGCCTATACAGAGTGTTTCACCTAACTCTAGCcacagtttaaaaatatgccgacgcacccattgacgacgcgaccaaatgcatgtttaTGACTAGGGCATGGAGTAAGCTACACTATTTTTTCTGTTcggcttaattgcttaattaagAAATATTTATTTAACCAACATTCGAAGCACCAAAGCTCGACAAAAATTTCATTGAGAAAGTTTTGGATCGATTCGCAAAAACGTCTAATTGGACAGTTTCTAAATTTATACCTATTAAgtattcgtgttttttttttctgcttactacagatgcccgtgAAATACAAAAATGTACCACGTTACATGCCCGTTTGCGCGCTTATGCGCGCCGTGCTTGCAGTGCTCCCTTTATAACGTCCGCCAGCAAACGAGTGTAGTATTTATCCGGGTAGGCTGCCGCTTAAAAAGCGACAGGGCAGCGAcaatggtggtggctgtgcgatgacgcaccTGTTGGTTggcaagcgataaccgctgcgtctacTTATCGCTGTCATGAGCCGAAACGAGGGAATCATATCGCTTGTACGCGGAGCGTTAGgcagcactgcaatcacggcgcgaAAACGGGCATGTCACatggaatatttttttaaatttcgtgggTACCTGCAGTCGGCAGAAAAGTATTATTATTTAATAGATATAAAGTTACAAAGCGTCTAATCGAAACGATCTACTATTTTCGTATTGACATTTTTTGCCCATCTTCGTTGCTTCAATATATAGTTGGTTAATTCGCCTTGATTAATTGATTTAATTAGAACATAACGAAGGTGCGAACGTGCATTTGGTCTCGTCGTCGTAGACTGCGTCGGTATATTTTTGAACTCTGGCTAGCTAGCTGAGACACCCTGCATATATACTCTTGAGCACACGTCATTCGATAACAGTAACAAGTATACAATGATAACATATGATGTTTTTAAGCgccaaaaccataatatgattatggggcacattgcagtgggggactccggaataattttcacccatggggtactttaacgtgcacctaaatgtaaggaCACGTATttgcttgcatttcgcccccatcgatgTGGGCCCGCCGTCGCAtcagggaatcaaacccgcgccctcgaTCTCAGGAGCGcaaccaccacggcgggtagcaGCAACGATCGAGTGCCGCCAAGAAGCGTAATGCAAGCATATTGCACTTTAAATGCCAACACAGTTTTCAGTCCGAATACAAGATAAGTCCGCGCAATTGCCGTGTTGCACCTTCAGTATGCGAAGATGTGCGATGCAGTACACAGAACTTTCTCACTTTTCTTATGTATCCCTTTTTTGAGCAAACTGTGAATGAATGAACATTAAGCACTGCGGAAGAATGGGAAAATATGTTTGCCGAGTACATGTGCAGATCGGGCTTACATCAGCCTGAGCTTGCACATGTCCTGTGTTAACACGTACGTTATACTGCTGCGGCAGTTTTGTCAGCATAAGCACAGTGCAGTACGAGAGTTGAATATGAAAGGTATCATTACAATAGGAGGGGCTATGGCTTCCTAAAGAAAAAGAGGAGGCTTAATAGGATATCACAGTTTCTTCGACATATATACCTTAGTGGTGGCCAACTATCAAGAACCCATTGGCTAACTTTAGGGAGCATTTGTTCAGAGAgcattttattcattcattttatttagACTGGAGAGGTTGGCCATCACTGGCTCattcattcatcatcatcactggctcattcattccacgccaaacgtcccaaacatttTGGCAACCATCTAAAATGCAttcgaaaaaaatcgtgctgatttattgcattgaaaaccataaattgctagaatattccggagaaaaaaaaatttgttcacgtgggagccttccgaatttcacgGAATCTCGTATGAGTAAGGTTTATCAGAAATTTTGTTCCGAGAGCATCGGTTCTCGTTTCAACACTAAATTTGTTTTACATATTAAGCAAGGGCCGGCGTTCGTGTAGGGGGTTCGAGGCTAAtattattactgcaatttttctgtcaCATACACCTCCAAAAAAT
Coding sequences:
- the LOC119377857 gene encoding uncharacterized protein LOC119377857, translating into MPVDHKEHSSARTAFFCDVSSSALLQVIKLLLEVKQQQRVHQRRVVRLLERQSERLERLEALTGAASPPPAPSPVAPPKLPAETIEEFEAAEEALKDESVSTALHRQLARLGGTNFREVATGVMKAIMTPTVQRLYSLHGKKGKKAFLTTRLCKVATDVVCEKQQGVDIADVHAFMRRWLPGSCDRGGGRKRRFEDSLLLPGPHGPVQSTSTPEPTSHLPAPAATPCSGTATPCSSAGAAMPSSGTSAATC